One Telluria mixta DNA window includes the following coding sequences:
- a CDS encoding radical SAM protein, which translates to MTRKTRPYLFYDTTTSVCSTCLHPVEAKIVFKDDKVYMDKWCGAHGIERVLVSDDVAYYRLCREVFVKHPEMPQQFNTKMAYGCPYDCGLCPDHMQHSCLSVVEITDNCNLNCPVCYAESGTHRERHRPLEEVIRMLDAVVANEGEADVMQLSGGEPTLHPQFWDILDAAKARPIRHVMVNTNGIVLAQDKGFVARLAGYAPGVEVYLQFDSLRAEVHRALRGADLTRIRRQALDNLNEAGLSTTLVVTLKKGLNDGEIGEIIDFALQQPCVRGVTLQPIQDAGRVEDYDPRLHRLTVSEIRRRIAEQSRLFTLEDVVPVPCNPDTLAMAYAIKTEEGTVPLTRWLDPQTLVEGSGNTIVFERDPALHGAVKDRIFKLFSTNHSPESQANCLSELMCCLPLVSAPSALRYDNVFRVLIVQFMDAYSLDVRALKKSCIHFALPDGRLVPFESYNLLYRDSRRLEQIRTGIADDFARRRGTATIPLVPVAD; encoded by the coding sequence ATGACCCGCAAAACCCGCCCCTACCTGTTCTACGACACGACGACTTCCGTCTGCTCGACCTGCCTGCACCCGGTCGAAGCGAAGATCGTGTTCAAGGACGACAAGGTCTACATGGACAAGTGGTGCGGCGCGCACGGTATCGAGCGCGTGCTCGTCAGCGACGACGTCGCATACTACCGCCTGTGCCGCGAAGTCTTCGTCAAGCATCCGGAGATGCCGCAGCAGTTCAACACGAAGATGGCATACGGCTGCCCGTACGACTGCGGCCTGTGCCCGGACCACATGCAGCACTCGTGCCTGTCCGTCGTCGAGATCACGGACAACTGCAACCTGAACTGCCCCGTATGTTATGCGGAGAGCGGCACGCACCGCGAACGCCATCGCCCGCTGGAAGAGGTCATCCGCATGCTCGATGCCGTCGTCGCCAACGAGGGCGAGGCGGACGTGATGCAGCTGTCCGGCGGCGAACCGACTTTGCATCCGCAGTTCTGGGACATCCTCGACGCCGCGAAGGCGCGCCCCATCAGGCACGTGATGGTCAACACGAACGGGATCGTGCTCGCGCAGGACAAGGGTTTTGTTGCGCGCCTGGCCGGCTACGCGCCCGGCGTCGAGGTCTACCTGCAGTTCGATTCGCTGCGCGCGGAGGTGCATCGCGCGCTGCGCGGCGCTGACCTCACGCGCATCCGCCGCCAGGCACTCGACAACCTCAACGAGGCCGGCCTGTCGACGACCCTCGTCGTCACGCTCAAGAAAGGGCTGAACGACGGCGAGATCGGCGAGATCATCGACTTCGCGCTGCAGCAGCCCTGCGTGCGCGGCGTGACCCTGCAGCCGATCCAGGACGCCGGCCGCGTGGAAGACTACGATCCGCGCCTGCACCGGTTGACGGTGTCGGAGATCCGCCGCCGCATCGCGGAGCAGAGCCGGTTGTTCACGCTGGAAGACGTGGTACCGGTGCCCTGCAACCCGGACACGCTGGCGATGGCCTACGCGATCAAGACGGAAGAGGGCACCGTGCCGCTGACGCGCTGGCTCGATCCGCAGACGCTCGTCGAAGGCAGCGGCAACACGATCGTGTTCGAACGCGACCCCGCGCTGCACGGCGCGGTGAAGGACCGCATCTTCAAGCTGTTCTCGACGAACCACTCGCCGGAATCGCAGGCGAACTGCCTGTCGGAGCTGATGTGCTGCCTGCCGCTCGTCAGCGCGCCATCCGCGCTCCGTTACGACAACGTGTTCCGCGTGCTGATCGTGCAATTCATGGATGCGTATTCGCTGGACGTGCGCGCACTGAAGAAATCGTGCATCCATTTCGCGCTGCCGGACGGCCGTCTCGTTCCGTTCGAAAGCTACAACCTGCTGTACCGCGACAGCCGCCGGCTCGAACAGATCCGCACCGGTATTGCGGACGATTTCGCGCGCCGGCGCGGGACGGCCACGATACCGCTGGTGCCCGTGGCCGATTGA
- a CDS encoding prolipoprotein diacylglyceryl transferase, with translation MKGPVLSAATAQWVHLVFEWLALAGGVQLYRWQRRRAHQPALLQPGSFAVVAGCILGAAIGNKLVFWIEMPHLWQGIVPDWRLIASGQSIVGGLLGGLIGVEIAKKLTGIRRSTGDQFILPLVAGTVVGRIGCFLAGLNDGTHGVSTQLPWGVDFGDGIPRHPTQVYDMLFVLFAGALLWRWRAPLARSPGLAFKLYLASYLAWRLVVDGIKPVPYAYAFGLSGIQWVCIVALACYLPLVFTQLRREVA, from the coding sequence ATGAAGGGTCCCGTCCTTTCCGCCGCAACGGCGCAGTGGGTCCATCTCGTCTTCGAATGGCTGGCCCTCGCCGGCGGCGTGCAGCTGTACCGCTGGCAGCGCCGGCGCGCCCATCAACCCGCGCTGCTGCAGCCGGGCTCCTTCGCCGTCGTCGCCGGCTGCATCCTCGGCGCCGCCATCGGCAACAAGCTCGTGTTCTGGATCGAGATGCCGCACCTGTGGCAGGGCATCGTACCGGACTGGCGCCTGATCGCGTCGGGCCAGTCGATCGTCGGCGGGCTGCTGGGAGGTCTCATCGGTGTGGAAATCGCCAAGAAGCTCACGGGCATCCGGCGCTCGACGGGCGACCAGTTCATCCTGCCCCTCGTCGCGGGCACGGTCGTCGGCCGCATCGGCTGCTTCCTCGCGGGCCTGAACGACGGCACCCATGGCGTGTCCACACAGCTGCCGTGGGGCGTCGACTTCGGCGACGGCATCCCGCGCCATCCGACCCAGGTCTACGACATGCTGTTCGTGCTCTTCGCCGGTGCCCTGCTGTGGCGCTGGCGGGCGCCGCTCGCGCGCAGCCCGGGGCTCGCGTTCAAGCTGTATCTCGCTTCCTATCTCGCCTGGCGCCTTGTCGTGGACGGCATCAAGCCGGTGCCGTATGCGTATGCGTTCGGGCTGTCGGGCATCCAGTGGGTGTGCATCGTGGCGCTGGCGTGCTACCTGCCGCTCGTCTTCACACAACTGCGCAGGGAGGTCGCATGA
- the pyrE gene encoding orotate phosphoribosyltransferase has translation MDNLRQQFIAFSVEAEVLKFGQFITKAGRQSPYFFNAGLFHDGATLGKLADFYAQTLLDSGLEFDMLFGPAYKGITLASATAVALAAKGRNTSFAYNRKEAKDHGEGGTIVGAKLAGRVVIIDDVISAGTSVRESVAMIRAAGAEPAAVLIALDRMERGGKDGVLSPLSAVQEVSQNYGIPVISIASLADLFGYLEADPSLARHKDAVAAYRQQYGVA, from the coding sequence GTGGACAACCTCCGCCAACAGTTCATTGCGTTTTCAGTCGAAGCCGAAGTCTTGAAGTTCGGCCAGTTCATTACCAAGGCCGGCCGCCAGTCGCCGTACTTCTTCAACGCGGGCCTGTTCCACGACGGCGCCACGCTCGGCAAGCTGGCCGATTTCTACGCCCAGACCCTGCTCGACTCCGGCCTCGAATTCGACATGCTGTTCGGCCCGGCCTACAAGGGCATCACGCTCGCCTCCGCGACGGCCGTGGCGCTGGCCGCGAAAGGCCGCAACACGTCGTTCGCCTACAACCGCAAGGAAGCCAAGGACCACGGCGAAGGCGGCACCATCGTCGGCGCCAAGCTGGCCGGCCGTGTCGTCATCATCGACGACGTGATCTCGGCGGGAACGTCCGTGCGCGAATCCGTGGCGATGATCCGCGCCGCCGGCGCCGAACCGGCCGCCGTGCTGATCGCGCTCGACCGCATGGAGCGGGGCGGCAAGGACGGCGTGCTGTCGCCGCTGTCGGCCGTGCAGGAAGTCAGCCAGAACTACGGCATCCCCGTGATCTCGATCGCCAGCCTGGCCGACCTGTTCGGCTACCTGGAAGCCGATCCGTCGCTGGCCCGGCACAAGGATGCCGTGGCGGCGTACCGCCAGCAATACGGCGTGGCCTGA
- a CDS encoding ATP-binding protein produces MLIRSDDLLSGKYGRSGHFVRFYDEGDVMLDEVASFLDQAVHTGGTGIVIATQDHIDVLRRRLGPAAAVRVAWSEADAVLAQFMVDGWPDPARFEAAVGSAVAAACAGGTPVHAFGEMVALLCARGRHDAALRLEELWNGLARRHVFSLFCAYPWNAFPTPDLAQAFRRVCAEHDHACADTALALPAEGDIDIGRIRLEQEVRALRAEVRRYKDNEKALRRSERELADFVENAVEGLHRVGADGTILWANRAELQMLGYGWEEYVGHNIAEFHVDRPVIDDIVTRLACGDTLYDYPARLRCKDGSIRHVLIHSNGSFEDGQLRYTRCFTRDATERRERDIALKQRDRMLLDAPVAAALLMGPDFVFRLANRCYRELVGRDGIEGQPLLRAFPELRGGEIHHLLEQVHATGRAARVEELHVHGRFLKFSVEPLAVEEGEERGMIVVAVDVTEHVRTRQEIEHAHAERAELLAELTAASRAKDEFLAMLGHELRNPLSPIVSALKLIRMRGETGFAREREIIERQVQHLVRLVDDLLDISRVTRGKVELQCERVDLAQPLGKAIEMARPLLEQRRHRLDVDIEPDLAWEGDPMRLAQVVSNLLTNAARYTPPGGRVVLRAHGVDGDRVRLAVSDTGIGMSPELRAQVFDLFFQGKRAIDRAEGGLGIGLALVRNIVDQHGGHVEAHSAGPGQGSEFVVLLPRRTPAACAVPDVAPPASTPAAVRRRVMLVDDNVDGADTLARLLAAHGHDVRVFHEPVAALAAVPEFMPDLAVLDIGLPVLDGYEVARRLRALLDGHPCRLVALTGYGLPADREHSARAGFDTHLVKPVNPDLVVRLAAGID; encoded by the coding sequence GTGCTGATCAGATCGGATGATCTGCTGTCGGGGAAATACGGCAGGAGTGGACATTTCGTACGGTTTTACGACGAGGGCGACGTCATGCTCGACGAAGTCGCGTCGTTCCTCGACCAGGCCGTGCATACGGGCGGCACGGGCATCGTGATCGCCACGCAGGATCACATCGACGTGCTGCGCCGGCGCCTCGGCCCGGCGGCGGCCGTGCGGGTCGCCTGGTCGGAGGCCGACGCCGTGCTGGCACAGTTCATGGTCGACGGCTGGCCCGACCCGGCGCGTTTCGAGGCCGCGGTGGGCAGCGCGGTGGCCGCGGCCTGCGCCGGCGGCACCCCCGTCCATGCGTTCGGCGAAATGGTGGCGCTCCTGTGCGCGCGCGGCCGCCACGATGCGGCGCTGCGGCTCGAGGAACTGTGGAACGGCCTCGCGCGGCGCCACGTCTTTTCCCTGTTCTGCGCCTATCCCTGGAATGCGTTCCCGACGCCCGACCTGGCGCAGGCGTTCCGCCGCGTGTGCGCCGAGCACGATCACGCCTGCGCCGACACGGCGCTGGCCCTGCCGGCCGAGGGCGACATCGACATCGGCCGCATCCGGCTCGAGCAGGAGGTGCGGGCGCTGCGCGCGGAGGTGCGCCGGTACAAGGACAATGAGAAGGCGCTGCGCCGGAGCGAGCGCGAACTCGCGGACTTCGTCGAGAACGCGGTCGAAGGCCTGCACCGCGTCGGGGCCGACGGCACCATCCTGTGGGCCAACCGCGCGGAGCTGCAGATGCTCGGCTACGGCTGGGAGGAATACGTCGGCCACAACATCGCCGAGTTCCACGTCGACCGCCCGGTCATCGACGACATCGTCACCCGCCTGGCGTGCGGCGACACGCTGTACGACTATCCGGCCCGGCTGCGCTGCAAGGACGGCTCGATCCGGCACGTGCTGATCCACTCGAACGGCAGCTTCGAAGACGGCCAGTTGCGCTATACGCGCTGCTTCACGCGCGACGCGACCGAACGGCGCGAGCGCGACATCGCGCTCAAGCAGCGCGACCGCATGCTGCTCGACGCCCCGGTGGCGGCGGCCCTGTTGATGGGCCCGGACTTCGTGTTCCGCCTGGCCAACCGCTGCTACCGCGAACTGGTGGGCCGCGACGGCATCGAAGGCCAGCCGCTGCTGCGCGCCTTTCCCGAACTGCGCGGCGGCGAGATCCATCACCTGCTCGAACAGGTCCACGCCACCGGCCGCGCGGCCCGCGTGGAAGAGTTGCACGTGCACGGACGCTTCCTCAAGTTCAGCGTCGAGCCCCTGGCGGTGGAGGAGGGCGAGGAGCGCGGCATGATCGTGGTGGCCGTCGACGTCACCGAGCATGTACGCACCCGCCAGGAGATCGAGCACGCCCACGCCGAGCGCGCCGAGCTGCTGGCCGAGCTGACGGCCGCCAGCCGCGCCAAGGACGAATTCCTGGCCATGCTCGGCCACGAGCTGCGCAATCCGCTGTCGCCGATCGTCAGCGCCCTGAAACTGATCCGCATGCGCGGCGAGACCGGCTTCGCGCGCGAGCGCGAGATCATCGAGCGCCAGGTGCAGCACCTGGTGCGGCTGGTGGACGACCTGCTGGATATTTCGCGCGTCACCCGCGGCAAGGTGGAGCTGCAGTGCGAACGCGTCGACCTCGCGCAGCCGCTGGGCAAGGCCATCGAGATGGCCCGGCCGCTGCTGGAACAGCGCCGCCACCGGCTCGACGTCGACATCGAACCGGACCTCGCCTGGGAAGGCGATCCGATGCGCCTGGCCCAGGTGGTGTCGAACCTGCTGACGAATGCGGCACGCTACACGCCGCCCGGCGGCCGTGTCGTGCTGCGCGCCCATGGCGTGGACGGCGACCGGGTGCGCCTCGCGGTCAGCGACACCGGCATCGGCATGAGTCCCGAACTGCGCGCCCAGGTATTCGACCTGTTCTTCCAGGGGAAGCGCGCCATCGACCGCGCCGAGGGCGGCCTGGGCATCGGGCTGGCGCTCGTCAGGAATATCGTCGACCAGCATGGCGGCCACGTGGAAGCGCACAGCGCCGGACCGGGGCAGGGCAGCGAGTTCGTCGTGCTGCTGCCCCGGCGCACCCCGGCCGCCTGCGCGGTACCGGACGTGGCGCCGCCTGCGAGCACGCCGGCGGCGGTGCGGCGCCGCGTGATGCTGGTGGACGACAACGTCGACGGCGCGGACACGCTCGCGCGCCTGCTGGCCGCGCACGGCCACGACGTGCGGGTGTTCCACGAACCGGTGGCCGCCCTGGCCGCCGTGCCGGAATTCATGCCCGACCTGGCCGTGCTGGACATCGGCCTGCCGGTCCTCGACGGCTACGAGGTGGCGCGCCGCCTGCGCGCGCTGCTGGACGGCCACCCGTGCCGGCTCGTCGCCCTGACCGGCTATGGCCTGCCGGCGGACCGCGAGCACAGTGCCCGGGCGGGGTTCGACACGCACCTCGTCAAACCGGTCAATCCCGATCTCGTCGTGCGGCTGGCTGCGGGCATCGACTGA
- a CDS encoding exodeoxyribonuclease III — protein sequence MPRIISANLNGIRSAHKKGFFNWMASQDADFICVQELKAQQADMTEEFLAPHGYHGHFHYAEKKGYSGTGVYSRTKPDAVRTGFGCVEFDNEGRYTRADVGNLTVISVYCPSGSSSPERQEAKFRFMEVFLPHLQELKAEGREIVICGDWNIAHKEIDLKNWKGNQKNSGFLPEERAWMTRIFDELGLVDVHRGIDQRPEQYTWWSNRGQAWAKNVGWRIDYHVATPGIAARAHAVSIYKDERFSDHAPLIIDYHL from the coding sequence ATGCCACGAATTATCTCTGCCAACCTGAACGGCATCCGCTCCGCCCACAAGAAGGGTTTCTTCAACTGGATGGCCAGCCAGGACGCCGATTTCATCTGCGTCCAGGAGCTGAAAGCCCAGCAGGCCGACATGACCGAGGAATTCCTCGCGCCGCACGGCTACCACGGCCATTTCCACTATGCCGAGAAGAAGGGTTACTCGGGCACGGGCGTCTACAGCCGCACGAAGCCGGATGCCGTCAGGACGGGCTTCGGCTGCGTCGAATTCGACAACGAAGGCCGCTACACCCGCGCCGACGTGGGCAACCTGACCGTCATTTCCGTGTACTGCCCGTCCGGCTCGTCGTCGCCGGAGCGCCAGGAAGCCAAGTTCCGCTTCATGGAAGTGTTCCTCCCGCATTTGCAGGAACTCAAGGCCGAGGGCCGCGAGATCGTGATTTGCGGCGACTGGAACATCGCGCACAAGGAAATCGACCTAAAGAACTGGAAAGGTAACCAGAAGAATTCGGGCTTCCTGCCGGAAGAGCGCGCCTGGATGACGCGCATCTTCGACGAACTGGGCCTCGTGGACGTCCACCGCGGCATCGACCAGCGCCCCGAGCAATATACGTGGTGGAGCAACCGCGGCCAGGCATGGGCGAAGAACGTCGGGTGGCGCATCGATTACCACGTCGCCACCCCGGGCATCGCCGCCAGGGCGCATGCCGTCTCGATCTACAAGGACGAGCGGTTTTCGGACCATGCGCCGCTGATCATCGATTACCACCTCTGA